One Sulfurovum xiamenensis genomic region harbors:
- a CDS encoding GIY-YIG nuclease family protein: protein MSEYVKQYDLYRHFDKDDNLLYVGISISALQRLSQHKDVSGWYHEISKITIEKFSSLDDARKAEKHAIWNELPKYNMQLNDDLGRLGHSEEEVNEIIDQLIDKAMNKKDNHE from the coding sequence ATGAGTGAATATGTTAAACAATACGATCTATACAGGCACTTTGATAAAGATGACAATCTCCTCTATGTAGGAATTTCAATAAGTGCCTTACAAAGACTTTCTCAACATAAAGATGTATCTGGATGGTACCATGAAATATCTAAAATCACTATAGAAAAATTTAGCTCACTTGATGACGCTAGAAAAGCTGAGAAACATGCAATATGGAATGAGCTTCCAAAATACAACATGCAGCTAAATGATGATCTTGGAAGATTAGGTCATTCAGAAGAAGAAGTCAATGAGATCATTGATCAGTTGATCGATAAGGCAATGAATAAAAAGGACAATCATGAGTAA
- a CDS encoding phosphoadenosine phosphosulfate reductase family protein, which yields MSVFIIPKDKVIKRKEGAKYIPTISGGKDSVSQCDLLLKNGFPVDEIIFCDTFQEFPMMYKYIEKIKKYFDDRYGKKITVLKPLTTFEEWCFGVIRDKNADGYGAIRGIPNPADNESQCYHRRETKVKPSDAYLNEKYPDSHIVKYIGYTKGENRSYKDTDRCTHLYPLKHIFKMTEDDCKKYMIDQEMENPLYKFFSRSGCGICPFQSERSMFQLYHNFRDIWDYMKGIEKRLEQYEKMGFRVMNRYWFTGYRTLEQMEHKFNLNKATLFDFSDEPIRDCFCKI from the coding sequence ATGAGTGTTTTCATAATCCCAAAAGATAAAGTAATAAAAAGAAAAGAAGGTGCCAAATATATACCTACTATTAGTGGCGGAAAAGACTCTGTGTCTCAATGTGATCTGCTTTTAAAAAATGGTTTTCCAGTAGATGAAATAATATTTTGCGACACTTTTCAAGAGTTCCCAATGATGTACAAGTATATAGAAAAAATAAAAAAATACTTTGATGATAGATATGGCAAAAAAATAACCGTACTTAAGCCACTTACCACATTTGAAGAGTGGTGCTTTGGTGTCATAAGAGACAAAAATGCAGATGGTTATGGTGCCATAAGAGGCATACCAAACCCAGCAGACAATGAATCTCAATGCTACCATAGAAGAGAAACAAAAGTGAAACCCTCTGATGCCTACTTAAATGAGAAATATCCTGACAGCCATATTGTGAAGTATATAGGATATACAAAAGGCGAAAATAGATCATATAAAGATACTGACAGATGCACACATCTCTATCCTCTTAAACATATATTCAAAATGACTGAGGATGATTGTAAAAAATACATGATAGATCAAGAGATGGAAAACCCACTCTATAAGTTTTTTAGTAGAAGTGGATGTGGTATTTGCCCTTTTCAGTCAGAAAGATCAATGTTTCAACTGTACCACAATTTCAGAGATATTTGGGATTACATGAAAGGAATTGAAAAAAGACTTGAGCAGTATGAAAAAATGGGCTTCCGCGTAATGAATAGATATTGGTTTACTGGCTATAGAACACTAGAGCAGATGGAGCACAAATTCAACTTAAATAAAGCCACTCTTTTTGACTTCTCAGATGAGCCGATAAGAGACTGCTTTTGCAAAATATAA